In one Pseudarthrobacter oxydans genomic region, the following are encoded:
- a CDS encoding thioesterase family protein yields MRWGDMDAYGHINNVQIVRMLEEARIAAFGPPRGAGLPGIEPHVSLFNDVPDGTMALVVDHKIRYVRTLEYRNVPAVVLVWIGAVKGASFDIHYLVQDPVTREDCVKASSHLAFVDEATGRVQRLTPEQKERLAPFTA; encoded by the coding sequence ATGCGCTGGGGTGACATGGACGCGTACGGGCACATCAACAACGTCCAGATCGTCCGGATGCTGGAGGAAGCCCGGATCGCGGCCTTCGGCCCGCCCCGGGGCGCGGGGCTGCCCGGCATCGAACCCCACGTCTCACTGTTCAACGATGTCCCGGACGGAACCATGGCCCTGGTGGTGGACCACAAGATCCGGTACGTCAGGACCCTTGAATACCGCAACGTTCCGGCCGTGGTCCTGGTGTGGATCGGGGCCGTCAAGGGGGCCAGCTTCGATATCCACTACCTGGTCCAGGATCCGGTCACCAGGGAGGACTGCGTGAAGGCGAGCAGCCACCTGGCGTTCGTGGACGAGGCCACAGGCCGGGTCCAGCGGCTTACCCCTGAACAGAAGGAACGGTTGGCTCCGTTCACGGCCTGA
- a CDS encoding PLDc N-terminal domain-containing protein, whose product MAQKKTWKDMPPSAKAGTILVGIAQVSLLVAAQRDISKRPAALINGPKAAWRAASFINFIGPMGYFIFGRKKPVKAM is encoded by the coding sequence ATGGCACAGAAAAAGACCTGGAAGGACATGCCTCCGTCTGCCAAGGCCGGCACCATTTTGGTGGGCATCGCTCAGGTGTCGCTTCTGGTGGCAGCGCAGCGGGACATCTCCAAGCGCCCTGCTGCGCTGATCAACGGTCCCAAGGCGGCGTGGCGGGCGGCGTCCTTCATCAACTTCATCGGTCCCATGGGCTACTTCATTTTCGGCCGGAAGAAGCCCGTCAAGGCCATGTAG